Proteins from one Terriglobales bacterium genomic window:
- a CDS encoding carboxypeptidase-like regulatory domain-containing protein, protein MQRHFARIAAAILAACFLTIGMTFAQTATSEVNGTVTDQSASVVSGATVKLINQGTKLQDQTSTNSTGYFVFVNVRPGTYVLKVEAKGYKTAAVAPFEVQVNTTISQPLKLAIGQITETVEVQAAAPLIEASTTELGTVIDERTVQELPLNGRNFTQLLTLTPGVTPVSTAQNKSVGCCEGNVGLPGSGFSDASFHGQQNRSKLYYYDGIINTNVRGPTYVVIPNADLIQEFKIVGHDAKSEYGGAAGGIVNVVSKAGSEGLHVTAFEFLRNDYFDARDSFVDAKCSPGRCQPGQLFPKAPAPFRQNQFGAVVTGPIIKHKTFFAVGYDGWRYSKADGATSRVPTLAEINGDFTQPGPDGKLPTFYHNIFNPYSTRATGVAPNVTFVRDQFRCDAAGNPLPLVAGQMYQFTPGGAPPAGSVACNKIPQALIFGPMQQFFKTYAATPNFSDPKNPTVNFIRNRPGRNQSDAFSVRIDHRFRDADNVFFRYTEQRNSIFTPIGELGSTQGGSQGRNYGGDWVHAFNPHVILDVRGGVADRPGVDASQQNDDPAGVSGLSQLGFLNTDKYHGILVNVGNLTNGGSGSFGIRGSAPRKNPDWSIAPSLTWLKGNHNIKTGFMYIDTRRIQLNTFQTYTFAPGPTSQLSVSNTGIDMATALLGLSTSSTSQLPVPHGGEVKFKFAGWGAFIQDEWKMRSNVTVTAGLRYDYTTRVQTLDHRLWSFYDLTGQHYLVGSSQLPTCSAAGQAPCIPDAFLSDPHANSLVFMGRSDFAPPPIKDNWGPRLGIAWSATPKTVVRGGIGVYWDSMTARSQWAQNTLEANLWPDAGPFNASADGCTNGNATTPPTCAFGPAIYQGLGGPAMTIIQQQALGFANPLPPYTGVTGNPWNQGGNQNDPNYKDGYATEWNLEVQRELTSKMMVSAAYVGSHSGRLVYSGNANSANVPSMPCANGAPGNLCRLAIDQFRPMPWVTSSATYARSIGYANYNALEARFQNRLSHGLSSLVSYTWSKSLDTSSGYFGSAENGLGGGNGTIQNFFDRKSAYGISSYDITHFLSWSAIYELPFGRGKTWLQSGPLSWILGDWQTSYVLQARSGQPFNIGVSGDFAALGGNFGAPGSYLRPNLVPGADPFKAGPVPANPDPGCATTISQGGKAPDRVQAIANWFNPCAFVTPIGSFGTVGRNAFRGPHVVNMDFGLSKNIHLTERTTLQFRAEAFNVFNIQNWDSPQGGNNTLVINTNGVNSPLLVNSGAGVITQLAQGTTARELQFGLKVTF, encoded by the coding sequence ATGCAAAGGCATTTTGCTCGTATCGCGGCCGCCATTCTGGCGGCTTGCTTTCTAACCATTGGAATGACGTTCGCTCAGACAGCCACAAGCGAAGTCAATGGAACAGTGACAGATCAATCTGCATCGGTGGTTTCGGGAGCGACTGTAAAACTCATTAATCAGGGCACGAAATTACAGGATCAAACTTCAACAAATTCCACCGGCTACTTTGTGTTCGTCAACGTCCGGCCGGGGACATACGTTCTGAAGGTGGAGGCCAAGGGCTACAAAACGGCCGCAGTTGCGCCCTTTGAAGTGCAGGTCAACACCACAATTTCGCAACCGCTCAAGCTTGCCATAGGCCAGATTACCGAAACCGTAGAGGTGCAGGCTGCCGCCCCCCTCATCGAAGCATCCACGACCGAATTGGGAACCGTAATCGACGAGAGAACTGTGCAGGAGCTGCCGCTGAACGGCAGAAACTTCACCCAGTTGCTGACCCTGACGCCGGGTGTCACCCCGGTTTCCACCGCCCAGAACAAGAGCGTGGGCTGCTGCGAAGGCAATGTCGGCTTGCCCGGGTCAGGATTCTCCGATGCCTCGTTCCATGGTCAGCAGAACCGCTCCAAGCTCTATTACTATGACGGGATTATTAACACCAATGTGCGTGGGCCGACCTACGTTGTCATTCCCAATGCCGATCTGATCCAGGAATTCAAGATCGTCGGCCACGACGCTAAATCGGAGTACGGTGGCGCCGCCGGCGGCATCGTCAATGTGGTCTCCAAGGCCGGCAGTGAAGGTCTTCATGTTACGGCCTTCGAGTTTTTACGCAATGACTACTTCGACGCACGCGATAGCTTCGTAGACGCCAAATGCTCGCCCGGCAGGTGTCAACCGGGCCAACTCTTTCCCAAGGCCCCGGCCCCATTCCGCCAAAACCAGTTTGGCGCCGTTGTCACCGGACCGATTATCAAACACAAAACCTTTTTTGCCGTGGGGTACGATGGCTGGCGCTATAGCAAAGCCGATGGCGCCACCTCACGCGTGCCCACATTGGCAGAAATCAACGGTGATTTCACTCAACCCGGTCCTGATGGCAAGCTCCCAACCTTCTATCACAATATCTTTAACCCCTACTCTACGCGGGCAACAGGCGTGGCGCCCAACGTAACCTTCGTGCGCGACCAGTTCCGTTGTGATGCCGCAGGCAATCCTTTGCCGCTCGTCGCCGGGCAAATGTACCAGTTCACGCCCGGCGGTGCTCCGCCCGCGGGCAGCGTAGCTTGCAACAAGATTCCGCAGGCGCTGATCTTTGGGCCCATGCAGCAGTTTTTCAAAACGTATGCGGCCACGCCGAATTTCTCCGATCCCAAGAATCCAACCGTCAACTTTATTCGCAACCGCCCGGGACGGAACCAATCCGATGCCTTCTCGGTCCGTATTGACCACCGCTTCCGCGATGCCGATAACGTTTTCTTCCGCTACACCGAGCAGCGGAATTCGATATTTACTCCTATTGGTGAGTTGGGCTCCACACAGGGCGGCTCGCAGGGCCGCAACTATGGCGGCGACTGGGTGCATGCCTTTAACCCCCATGTCATCCTCGATGTCCGTGGCGGCGTTGCCGACCGGCCCGGGGTTGACGCCAGCCAGCAGAACGATGACCCTGCAGGTGTTTCTGGCCTGTCGCAGCTTGGCTTCTTGAATACAGACAAGTACCACGGCATACTGGTCAACGTTGGCAACTTAACCAACGGCGGCAGCGGCAGCTTTGGAATTCGAGGCTCCGCCCCCCGCAAGAACCCTGATTGGAGCATTGCCCCCAGCCTCACTTGGCTGAAGGGCAACCACAACATCAAGACCGGCTTCATGTACATTGACACCCGCCGCATCCAGCTCAATACCTTCCAGACCTATACTTTCGCTCCTGGGCCGACATCCCAACTCAGCGTTTCCAACACGGGAATAGACATGGCCACGGCGCTCCTGGGCCTCTCCACCAGCTCTACATCACAGCTTCCTGTGCCTCATGGCGGCGAGGTGAAGTTCAAGTTCGCGGGTTGGGGCGCCTTCATCCAGGATGAGTGGAAGATGAGATCCAACGTAACCGTGACCGCCGGTCTGCGCTATGACTACACCACCCGCGTACAGACGCTCGATCACCGGCTGTGGAGCTTCTATGACCTGACCGGTCAGCACTACCTGGTTGGCTCCAGTCAACTTCCCACATGCAGTGCTGCCGGCCAGGCGCCTTGCATCCCCGATGCCTTCCTGAGCGATCCCCATGCCAACAGCCTCGTCTTCATGGGCAGGAGCGACTTTGCTCCGCCGCCCATCAAAGACAACTGGGGGCCCCGGCTCGGTATTGCATGGTCGGCTACGCCTAAAACAGTGGTGCGTGGCGGCATTGGCGTCTACTGGGATTCCATGACCGCCCGCAGCCAATGGGCGCAGAACACCCTGGAAGCCAATCTCTGGCCTGATGCTGGCCCGTTCAACGCAAGCGCTGACGGTTGCACCAACGGCAACGCTACCACCCCTCCTACCTGCGCCTTTGGCCCCGCCATCTATCAGGGATTGGGTGGGCCTGCAATGACCATCATTCAGCAGCAGGCTCTGGGTTTTGCCAACCCGCTGCCTCCCTACACCGGCGTAACCGGCAACCCCTGGAACCAGGGTGGAAACCAGAACGATCCTAATTATAAGGATGGCTACGCCACCGAGTGGAACTTGGAAGTGCAACGCGAGTTGACCTCCAAGATGATGGTCTCGGCTGCCTACGTCGGTAGCCACAGCGGCCGGTTGGTCTACAGCGGGAACGCCAACTCTGCCAACGTTCCTTCTATGCCCTGTGCCAACGGCGCACCTGGCAACCTTTGCCGTCTCGCCATAGATCAATTCAGGCCCATGCCCTGGGTGACCTCCTCCGCCACCTATGCTCGCAGCATTGGCTATGCCAACTACAATGCTTTGGAAGCTCGATTCCAGAACAGGCTCTCCCATGGCCTCAGCTCTCTGGTGTCCTACACCTGGAGCAAATCCTTGGATACCAGCAGCGGCTACTTCGGCAGCGCCGAAAATGGGCTGGGTGGAGGCAATGGAACCATCCAGAACTTCTTCGATCGCAAGAGCGCCTACGGAATATCGTCGTATGACATCACGCATTTCCTTTCGTGGTCAGCCATCTACGAGCTTCCCTTCGGCAGGGGAAAGACGTGGTTGCAGAGCGGTCCTCTCTCCTGGATATTGGGAGACTGGCAGACGAGTTATGTTCTTCAGGCCCGCTCCGGCCAGCCCTTTAACATCGGCGTCAGCGGTGACTTCGCTGCCCTCGGTGGAAACTTCGGGGCTCCGGGTAGCTACCTCCGTCCCAACCTCGTTCCCGGCGCTGATCCCTTCAAGGCAGGGCCGGTGCCGGCCAATCCCGACCCGGGATGTGCAACCACGATCTCCCAGGGCGGAAAGGCCCCCGATCGGGTCCAGGCGATCGCTAACTGGTTCAACCCTTGCGCTTTCGTGACTCCCATCGGATCGTTTGGGACAGTTGGGCGCAATGCCTTCCGCGGACCGCACGTGGTCAACATGGACTTCGGCTTGAGCAAGAACATTCACTTGACCGAGCGTACGACGCTGCAGTTCCGCGCTGAAGCCTTCAACGTATTCAACATCCAAAATTGGGATTCTCCACAAGGCGGAAACAACACCCTTGTGATCAACACCAACGGTGTGAATTCACCCCTGTTAGTCAACTCCGGGGCAGGGGTGATCACGCAATTGGCGCAAGGCACCACCGCCAGAGAGTTGCAGTTTGGATTGAAGGTCACATTCTAA